Part of the Aquabacterium sp. NJ1 genome, CGTTGGCGGCGGGTGGCGCCTTGGCCGACGTGCACCTGGATGCACTGGGCCTGTCGCAGCCGCGTGTGCACCAGGGCCTCATCATCAGTGGCGACCAGTTCATCCATTCGGCTCAGGCTTGCCGCGACTTGACGCAGGCCTTGCCCGCGGCGCTGGCCGTGGAGATGGAGGGCGCCGCCGTGGCCCAGGTCTGCCATGACTTTGGCGTGCCGTATGCCGTGATCCGCACGATCTCGGACCGGGCCGATGACGACGCCCACATCGATTTCCCGCGCTTCATCGAGGCGGTGGCCCGGCACTATTCGCTGGCCATCGTGGAAGCCTTGTTGAAAAGGGGCTGATCAGCCTTGATTTCGATCAGGCCCGGCGCTTAAGCTGGCGCCTGCACTTTCCCAACATGACCTGGAGACACGATATGGCGCGCTATGCATCTTTCAGCGCCTTCTATCCCTTCTACCTCTCGCAGCATCAGGACCGCACCTGCCGGCGCCTGCATGTGGCCGGGTCGACGCTGGTGCTGTCGGTGCTGATCTGGGCATTGTTCACCCAGACGTGGTCCGCCTTGTGGCTGCTGCCGGTGCTGGGTTACGGCTTTGCATGGGTGGGCCACTTCCGCTTCGAGCGCAACAAGCCGGCCACCTTCACCTACCCGCTCTACAGCCTGATGGGCGACTGGGTGATGTGGTGGCAGACGCTGACGGGCAAGCTGCCACTGTGATGCCGCGGTGATGCTGCGGTGAGCGGCCCTCACAAGGACAGCGACACCACCTGGTTGCGCCCTGCCTGCTTGGCCTTGTAGAGCGCGGAGTCGGCGGCGGCGATCAGGTCCTGCTCCTGCACGCCCTCGCGCGCGCGGCAGCTGACCACACCGATGCTGGCCGTGACCATCGCGGCCGTGGCCGAGGCCTCGTGCACGATGCCCTGCTTGATGATGGCTTCGCGGATGCGCTCGGCTGCCTGGTGGGCGGTGTCCTTGTCGGCGCCGGGCAGCACGGCGATGAACTCTTCGCCGCCGTAGCGGGCCACGAGGTCACCGGGGCGGCGCAGGCTGTCCTGCATGGCGTGGGCGACCTGCATCAGGCACTGGTCGCCCACGGGGTGGCCATAGCGGTCGTTGTATTGCTTGAAGTGGTCCACGTCCAGCATGAGCACGGCCACGGGTGTCTGGTCGTACTGGGCACGCTGCCAGGTTTGTTCCAGGTATTGCTGGAAGTGCCGGCGGTTGAACAGGCCGGTGAGGGTGTCCATGCGCGAGAGTTGCTGCAGGCGTTGCTGCACCTCGCCCAGATCCTGCAGCAGGTGCTTGCGGCGCAGCGACAGCAGGTACTGGCGCCGCTCGTCGCGCTCCAGCGCGTAGTTGGCCATCAGCGTGAAGACCATGGTGGCGCCAATGAGCAGGGCAATCGGCAGGATCAGCCTGGGGTTGAAGGCCGGCACCATCATCACGCCGCCGATGTGGATGGCGTACACCGTCAGCGAAAAGGCGACCGCGAACCAGAAGCGCAGGCGCTGCACCACGTTGCCGTACATGATCACCACCATCAGCCCCACGTGGTAGTACTGGCTGGTGGCGGCGCGGCTGTTGGTCAGGAGGTAGGCCAGGCAGGCGGCGGCGAGCGCGCCGCTGATCACCACCAGACACTCCCCCACCAGGGTCGGGATCTGCGTGACCATCTTGTCGCGCAAGAGCCAGACGCTCACCAGGGCGATGATCGCAAAGGGGGTGAACATGCCCAGCCGGATTTTCACGGCCAGCCAGAACACGTCGGGCACCATGAGGTAGTCCACCAGCAGGAAGCCGTTGAACACGAACAAGGACAGCAGGCTGCTGAGCACAAAGTAGCGCAGCCTGCGTGGTGCGCAGTCGTTGACGAACTGGTGCTCCAGTGCCGCGGGAAAGCGCAGCCTGGACCAGGACTTGTTGAATTGCTCGGTGGCGGTGGCCACCTCGTCGCGGCTGGCAGGGCCCGTGGGTTGGACGGTGCGCTGTGCGGGCGGCAGGGCGCGGCTGTAGGTGCTCACGTGTGGCCGGCCTCCTGCAGGGTGCAGGCCTGGTTGCGGCCCATTGATTTGGCTTTGTAGAGCGCTTCGTCGGCTTGCGCGAGCAAAGCCGGGACGCTGGCTTGCTCGGCGTTGGCGCGCAGGCAGGCCACGCCGATGCTCACGGTGACCCAGGGCTGCACGGGCGAGGCCTCATGCGGGCGCTGCAGGCGCCACACCGCTTCGCGCACACGCTCGGCCGCCGCCATGGCTTCGGGCAGCGAGGTCCGGCTCAGCACGGCGATGAACTCCTCACCCCCGAAGCGCGCGACCAGGTCCCCCGGTTTGCGCAGATGGCGGCTCATGGTGGCCGCGACTTCCTTGAGGCAGGCATCGCCCACCGGGTGGCCATAGTGGTCGTTGTAGAGCTTGAAGTGGTCGATGTCGATCATGAGCAGCGCCACCTCTTGCCCATCCTGGCGGGCCCGCGCCCAGACCTGCGCGAGGAACTCATCAAAGTGGCGGCGGTTGGCGATCTCGGTCAGCGGGTCGAAGCGGGTGAGCTGGTCGAGGCGCTTGTTGCCTGCTTCCAGCTTGTCAAGCAGCAGGTGCTCGTGCTGCAGCATCAGCCAGTTGGTGCGCTCTTCGTACTCCAGCCAGTAGCTGCCGTACAGCGTGAACAGGATCGTGGAGACCATCACCAGCGCCGTGCCCACCATCACGGCAAAGTTGGCGTGGGGGATGCTCAGGGCTGCGAAGGCAAACAGAGCCAGCACGATCAAGTCGATCAACAGGGCGGGCCAGAAACGCAAGCGCTCCAGCCCGCCGTTGAACAGCGG contains:
- a CDS encoding DUF962 domain-containing protein, translating into MARYASFSAFYPFYLSQHQDRTCRRLHVAGSTLVLSVLIWALFTQTWSALWLLPVLGYGFAWVGHFRFERNKPATFTYPLYSLMGDWVMWWQTLTGKLPL
- a CDS encoding diguanylate cyclase; amino-acid sequence: MSTYSRALPPAQRTVQPTGPASRDEVATATEQFNKSWSRLRFPAALEHQFVNDCAPRRLRYFVLSSLLSLFVFNGFLLVDYLMVPDVFWLAVKIRLGMFTPFAIIALVSVWLLRDKMVTQIPTLVGECLVVISGALAAACLAYLLTNSRAATSQYYHVGLMVVIMYGNVVQRLRFWFAVAFSLTVYAIHIGGVMMVPAFNPRLILPIALLIGATMVFTLMANYALERDERRQYLLSLRRKHLLQDLGEVQQRLQQLSRMDTLTGLFNRRHFQQYLEQTWQRAQYDQTPVAVLMLDVDHFKQYNDRYGHPVGDQCLMQVAHAMQDSLRRPGDLVARYGGEEFIAVLPGADKDTAHQAAERIREAIIKQGIVHEASATAAMVTASIGVVSCRAREGVQEQDLIAAADSALYKAKQAGRNQVVSLSL
- a CDS encoding diguanylate cyclase, whose amino-acid sequence is MCKKHSHGIGMINLASWTPLAPPAPSPQGQDAAEPMSASTFEIVQQQGFPQLRFPPSVEAHFQADKAPERMAQMRTGAGMSILLTSILLVPDWIMVPDRFLAALTLRLLVFVPLLMLGVSLLPLIRPAWREWVGALRGVLGAGIIVYLCMSSTDELAAPYLVSLSLIPLFNGGLERLRFWPALLIDLIVLALFAFAALSIPHANFAVMVGTALVMVSTILFTLYGSYWLEYEERTNWLMLQHEHLLLDKLEAGNKRLDQLTRFDPLTEIANRRHFDEFLAQVWARARQDGQEVALLMIDIDHFKLYNDHYGHPVGDACLKEVAATMSRHLRKPGDLVARFGGEEFIAVLSRTSLPEAMAAAERVREAVWRLQRPHEASPVQPWVTVSIGVACLRANAEQASVPALLAQADEALYKAKSMGRNQACTLQEAGHT